A region of the Cydia fagiglandana chromosome 20, ilCydFagi1.1, whole genome shotgun sequence genome:
gtagcagagaaagcggtattattgcttgtccttgtcacagtctcactttttgtttcttcctcacctttttattagtatggagaatggtgggcaacaaatgaattcgaccaatcacggtgtcgcatttgcgtatgttttgtccctcacggaggcacgcgtataccacttctatgcgatcctaccttctatgaaCTCACATTACGACAAAGAGGTTATGTTTACTCACCATTTGAAGGGATCGTAATAGAAGTCCTTGATGAACGGAATAACACCCTTGTTGCCCATTATTTATTACACGCAACAGATATTCTGGTTATTCGAGAGGATAATATTACTCAGAACAATTTTTTTCGTTAAAGTGGTGAAAATCGATGGATTTTCCGTTCCAAATATTTGACAGTAATGACAGTGACATTCTCATCAGTGTtaccaactcggattttgaaaaaatgctagactaatgtctagattatgccaaaattatgccaaagttttttgaaatatgctaaaaaaaatgctaaaatgtcaacttgaaattagatacttaaaacacatccatttttcaaatttgctgcctttttctactgacaagatctgcttgaccaactttatatagtccgtcgacgtccatccgtccacaaaagtcaaaattcatatgaaaatatgaaccacataaggcgatggcgcatattgttgctgccaagttggtgcaaacttggcttagactaaattatgctaaaaaatatgccagatgctaaatcgAAAATATTGGTGACAAAGCAAGTGataatatgccagatctggcatcaattatgccaagttggcaacactgattctCATACTTGACAGAAATAAACCTCAGTGACAGTTAAATTATTGCCACAATTAAAAATTATCCACAGTCTAACCAACTCAGATCACTTCCGCCTCTAAAAGGAGGGACATTTGAAAATTGCAAGCGCGTAAGTTTGATATAATATCACTCTTAAAAGAGAAAAGGATTGGAATTTCGCAAAAAACAATTATGTGTGTGGCGGAAGTGGTTGGCCAGACTATGTATTAGATGATATTTGCTTAAATCTATTAGtatttggtataaataattacgctttcaaaaacaatataaatttattattttgtttccaTCTATGTACTTACTTAGTATTATGATAAACGGTTGCTAGTAGTAGCTAATTTTACGTGTCGTGTTGATTTAGATTTTAGTTTTAAAACcctaatattttacttataagttGCGATTGTTTTAAGAATCCAATCTGTGTAACTCGATGTTTTAGTATAAACTCCTGGATAGTACGCATGTCCGCACGCGAACCCAAATGAGACCAATCCAACGACCACTCCTTTGTACAGCAATGGACCTCCTGAGTCTCCAAAGCACCCGTCAATACCGCCCACGTCTTGATGTCCAGCGCAGAGCATGGAGTCTGAAATTTTCGCCATAATGTTATTGTATCGATAGACGCAAAGTCTGTGATCAACTGTGTAAACTGTGGCGTAACGTAGCTGTTCTGACAGCATTCCAGTGCtctgaaaaaaagaaaaaaaatggagaTAAGCAATTTTGGTCAGGCAATATGTTTTTGAAAGgcaaacatttataaataattgagATATACCTCCGTTGCTCCCCATCCAATAACGGTACACGAAGAATTCGTCCTGATCTCATTTCCGAGTTTCGCAATAGTGCCTTGTCTGACTCCAGGCCCAAAGGTAAAAGGCCTGGAGACAACCAGTACCGCAATGTCGTTGGTGTAGTAATACTTGTTGAAGTCTCGGTGTATGATGATGGTTTTGATTTTGTGGAGTACCCCGCCTTGGCTGCGGAAGGATGAGCCAACGCGAACCTTCCAGTATTTTGGGAGAGTGTAGCtggaataaacaataattacaaTCAGAATGGAATATCTTTAGGATACAGTGACACTAGTTCAAATGTAAATTTCTTCATTTGCAGAAGAATTGAGCCATGCTGCAAATATGCATCTGCTGTGTACCTACCGGCTGCTGCTGCTTTCTTACTCGACCAGCCAAATATGATAAGTACATCTGAGGATAGTTTAGCTACTCGTACACCGTCACACGTAAACGTAAAGTGTCAATAATTTGCGCATACTCTAATAACCACTGactggagaccacggactagcaagcgcagcgtaggacgtccacccacaagatggacagacgaccttgttaaggccgccggaagacgctggatgcgggtcgcttccaaccggtacgaatggaggtccggtccaagggggaggcctatgttcagcagtggacgtcttatggctgagatgatgatgataatgactcTTATAAAATTTGAGACACTGTTTTAGAGCGTTTTGACATTGTCCGATCGGATTGTCGGAAGGAAGTAAAATGTAAGATACTTGTTTCTCTGTACCTATTATCAATTCGGATTCCTGATTAGGAAACCGAATGCCTGCGGCCAGCCTAAGCGGTTGTGTCAAGgggtcttatggctcctctacacgatgggccagcgccggccactccaagggacgcagccacgcggtataatgagatagcaatatcacttgctccctctaacgcataaatgcgtctctaggagtggccggcgttggcccatcgtgtagaggagctctTACAGACTGAGTAAAACAGTTTAACACTTACTTGAGGCCCGTTCCAGCGCTGTATTGATAACAGTGGGCGCATGATATAACGTGACGCGACGTCAAAATCACTCCAGCGCAATGCTGGACGAATTCACGTCGGCCCCACACGTCCAGCAGGAGTTGAGCCACGATCGGATACCGCTCTATGGTCGTGATGGCGCCACCGACTATGCGGAGGTGGTATTGGGTGCAGACTGTAAAAcggtatacctacataaattcgTTACGTAAAGTTGGTCAAgaagatcttgtcagtagcaaaaggcggcaaaattgaaaaatgtaggcgcgaagggatatcgtctaaTAGTaagtttgaatttcgcgcctttttctactgacaaaatttgcttgaccatctatatttgaATTTCATGATAATGAGAGAAGTAAttgatagtaggtattacttatTGTTATTTAATCTCTACTCAAACCAAAcctctatgaaatgatgacgtataagtaacacttgcactgcgtgggctatcaacatcgctgcagacttttttttggtctaactctaactacTTACTTTTTACTTAAGTTCAGAATCTTACCTTTATTGTAGCCAATCAACGCCAAAAGCACCACTAACACGTATTTGAATCCACACATTTTCACATACAACCGCTCCTAATAGATTATCATAACATACTAAatcattataggtactaaataaataactttctTTTTCTTCATGACCCATCCCATACGAAGTAGAGGGAGTGAGAGTTCTTGATCTTAGATTGTTTTGTTGAAATTAACGACCGTTTTTATTGGGAGGAAACAAACGAGGGATTGCTGAGCGAAAACGAGTCCAACTCCACTCCACTTTTAGCTAAAATAGATTTTATCATTGTCATTACCAAGTAAGATTGAAAACTGAAATGACATTTGTTTACTACCTACTAAAACCAAAAATGAGCACGCATATTAACGAAcaatgcatttttttatttaaatttatttttctagACTAGAAAATTACTTAGCCTGGTTTAAATAGCAATTtacagtgcgacataaaataatagaaattaaataaaagaacTACAAAAAATTCATACGAAATTGTTACCATGTCAttttatgtcaaaaatgtgacagttacgtaggaagtggcgccctcatatattttctactattttatgccGCACTGTAGTAATAAGCAGTAATTGCTGTTTGGATATGAGCAAGTATCTTAACTGGTCGGGTGGAGTATAATTTATGCAAATAGTAAGGCAGATCATTACTGGGCATCAATCACCATGATTAGATGTCGACGATTTGTACCAGCTCCAGAGCGTAGGATAAAAGTAAAATGCtataatgaactttaaagtaagtGCAGTAAGGTGGTATTTACCTTGCAGTCACtccatgttaaaaataaaaccaagTGTAACAGTTTACTGTTTTTAAGGCCTACAaatatttaatagaatagcttaatagttatttatgaATCCATAAATATAAgctctgtttttttttaatcatgaaCAGTGAAAGCGTCACTTTAAGTACCCACGTCGCCATACTAGctgtatagaaaagtggatagTTATGTTAGGGTAAACCTAGTAAGGGTTTAGTTTTTATAAACTTAGTTGCGTATTTTTTTCATcttttatgtaggtaatttacatatattataaacatgTTTCTATACAATATTTATCTCAAAGTAATGAGTAggtaaattgaaatttaaatatcatttaatttaattttacatcattttacatgatagatttagatttatctAATAATTCCTTTACTCCTAATCAGGTTTTGTATTTGCTGGTCTATACTAGTATAATATTTCATTTGACTTAAAAGTTTAAGAACCAATTTTAGATCTCCATCACTGAACGCCTGTGAAACTTGTTTTTGCAATTGATTCATCAGTTCCTTATTTTCCTTGTTCAGTTTCATTATTTCTTCCTCTGTCTCCGCATTTTCTACTTCTTCATTCTTCTCCATGATCATCATGAGGAACGCTTGGTCTTTGACTTCGGTCTCCTCTGGTATTTCTTGACCGCTAAGCCGTAACATGTAGATTCCTGAAATATTGGCCCAAGTTAAAACTTTTTAGTGTAATCTTCTTCTttaacctagcgttttcccggcctagtgCCAGGGTCCCATTTataagtttaatatttaaaaaaaaattgcaaccgGGAAAGAGTACAACCACACATAGTGACAACTTACAGTAAGATATAAGTAAATTGTAATAAAGTTACCTCTAGTCAGTGGATTCAGGAGGGTGTTGTATGACTCATTAACTAATGAGGAGTAGTTTTCCGATATCTCTTGCTCCTTTTTCGGTCtgaaagatatttaaataaattaatcaaCCATAGAGCACATAGTCATTAAAATACTACACAAATGAGTAGCTTTTATAGTTTTGGATAAAAATTTGGTACTTTTTGATCACATTATAAAAGACACATTgtttttacaaacaaataacTAAAGTATGTCCTtccttaggggctattcataaattacgtcatttcaaattgggggggggggggggagggggtgtGGACATCGGAAACAGGGttattcgaagcatgatttttggatgattttagggggggggaggggttaaAAATCGTCcgtttatggacagccccttacaTCACCCGCTCTAATATCATCATTTTCTATTATTCATCCGATATGAAGGGCGCCTATGACGTGATGTTTTCCTAACTTATTATCATCTATTTTGACTCCCAGAAGTGTTCAGCACATGAAAATTACAGTATATTCTTACTTGTTTCCAAATTTATCCGGATGCAAGTATTTCTGCAGTTCTTTGAACTTCTTAGCCagttcattttcattttgatCATACGTTTCAGACACTCCCAAGATCTTGAAGTAGTTTTCTTTCGGAGGCTGTTGAAGCGATTTACAATTTGAGCAAAACAAATTTTCTACCAGCTGTTTTATGTCTTGACCGCATGACCAACAGGATAAGTAACGAGTTTGGCACAATGTTAAGTTGCCTTTAAGAGGTAACAATCGTATTATATTCATTTTCAATGTTTTACGATGCAGTGTTATGATTTATTGATACTTATGTCACTAAGTTCAGTCGAACATAACCTAAAAAAATATCAGCTGATATCTGTCAATTTATTGGGTTTGCGTTTAGATATTGCTACGTTTTAAGAAACGAaaagaatattattatatattactaGGCATCTTCATCAGCAGAAATgtaacaaaaaaatcttaataaatATCTTCTTTAACAATAGCGAATTATTCTGTCGTTGTCGTGCTCCGATTAAAGAAGTACAATCTTGCTCATGCTACCTATTCTGTGCTCATTTCATGCTACTGAAACGTCAGTGTCAACTTGACACTGTCGACAAAGTCATCAAAGTATCAAACTGTGCGTGATTGCTTGTATTTTGTTCTGTTTTCTGGGTGTTTTATTGAACGAAACATGGTGTCCTATTTCACAATCGACGCTACCGGCGAGGGGACAAATTTTCAAAAGGAAATTTCGAACATGATGCACGGATTTGGAGACAATCCCAACCCGAACGCTGCCACCGTGGTTCTTGTCGAAAACGTAGTTTTACAACAGCTCCGGACTATGTTACAAGAGGCTTGGGCGCTATGCAATGCAAGAGGGGGAAAGGCTATATCTAACtatgatattatttatttaatgcggaaa
Encoded here:
- the LOC134674824 gene encoding trypsin, alkaline A-like; amino-acid sequence: MATWVYRFTVCTQYHLRIVGGAITTIERYPIVAQLLLDVWGRREFVQHCAGVILTSRHVISCAHCYQYSAGTGLNYTLPKYWKVRVGSSFRSQGGVLHKIKTIIIHRDFNKYYYTNDIAVLVVSRPFTFGPGVRQGTIAKLGNEIRTNSSCTVIGWGATESTGMLSEQLRYATVYTVDHRLCVYRYNNIMAKISDSMLCAGHQDVGGIDGCFGDSGGPLLYKGVVVGLVSFGFACGHAYYPGVYTKTSSYTDWILKTIATYK
- the LOC134674925 gene encoding iron-sulfur cluster co-chaperone protein HscB produces the protein MNIIRLLPLKGNLTLCQTRYLSCWSCGQDIKQLVENLFCSNCKSLQQPPKENYFKILGVSETYDQNENELAKKFKELQKYLHPDKFGNKPKKEQEISENYSSLVNESYNTLLNPLTRGIYMLRLSGQEIPEETEVKDQAFLMMIMEKNEEVENAETEEEIMKLNKENKELMNQLQKQVSQAFSDGDLKLVLKLLSQMKYYTSIDQQIQNLIRSKGIIR